A window of Dorea formicigenerans contains these coding sequences:
- a CDS encoding histidine kinase N-terminal 7TM domain-containing protein, giving the protein MRKIKKTIFLDWVCIFLIIMSGPVRVLFNVIPGYSCNIIIFLLYTSALFIWISQVRRRLLQNEECKFLSGVAALMLFLMAVRTIKFDFLPSGSVYARYAWYLYYVPQTLAVLWMFFAVLYIGKPYHYQLERKWRILYIPAFILIGGIMTNDFHQLAFRFPDGIQNWGMEYTRGFLYILAIGWIVIFCAMILVITFSRCAFSQNRRKIWIPMIPLGIGGVYTIIYILSPKGLFPSLYKMAEVICFIFPAFMECLILARLLPSNDSYMDLWQVSSAGGGLMDFEGNIFYSSEKCLPVKKEQVITAKRKTVLLSDEQTILRSHEVSGGWGFWYKDISDILKLNRNLEDVGDVLVEENAMLEGAIRLSEKKIKVEEKNQLYNEIAREVSPQLKELNELLNSLEQNDQDIREKLCYGGVLNVYIKRCSNLLIMSRQSGVLNVGELWLALSESLEYMRLYGIKAYGEKKGEGFLYGKDAILVYESFEKIIESVLQKTRAVMVLLDMKDVLSIKIELDRVKSTRNLLEIQKKFEKCNGTFETFSEEDTLYIRGTLPLLGGGVS; this is encoded by the coding sequence TTGAGGAAAATAAAAAAGACAATTTTCTTGGACTGGGTATGTATATTTTTGATTATTATGAGTGGACCGGTTCGTGTTTTGTTCAATGTAATTCCGGGATATTCCTGTAATATTATTATTTTTTTGCTTTATACATCAGCTTTATTTATTTGGATCAGTCAGGTGAGACGCAGACTTTTGCAGAATGAGGAATGTAAATTTTTAAGTGGAGTCGCTGCTTTGATGTTATTTTTGATGGCAGTAAGGACGATAAAATTTGATTTTTTACCAAGTGGAAGTGTATATGCACGATATGCCTGGTATTTATATTATGTTCCGCAGACACTTGCGGTACTATGGATGTTTTTTGCAGTTTTATATATTGGAAAACCGTATCATTATCAATTAGAGCGAAAGTGGAGAATACTTTACATTCCGGCGTTCATTTTGATAGGCGGAATTATGACTAATGATTTTCATCAGCTTGCTTTTCGTTTTCCAGATGGAATACAGAATTGGGGAATGGAATACACAAGGGGATTTTTATATATTCTGGCAATTGGCTGGATCGTGATATTCTGTGCCATGATCCTGGTGATCACATTTTCCAGATGTGCGTTTTCACAAAATCGCCGAAAAATCTGGATTCCGATGATTCCATTAGGAATCGGGGGAGTGTACACAATTATATATATATTAAGTCCCAAGGGGCTTTTCCCTTCATTATACAAAATGGCAGAAGTAATTTGTTTTATTTTTCCGGCGTTTATGGAATGTCTGATTTTAGCCCGACTTCTTCCGTCTAATGATAGCTACATGGATTTGTGGCAAGTTTCGTCGGCTGGCGGTGGGCTTATGGATTTTGAAGGGAATATCTTTTATTCTTCAGAGAAATGTCTGCCAGTAAAGAAGGAGCAGGTTATAACTGCAAAAAGAAAAACCGTTCTTTTATCTGACGAACAGACAATATTAAGAAGTCATGAAGTCAGCGGAGGGTGGGGATTTTGGTACAAAGATATTTCGGATATTTTGAAATTAAATAGAAATCTTGAAGATGTTGGAGATGTTCTGGTTGAAGAAAATGCCATGCTGGAGGGAGCAATCAGATTATCTGAAAAGAAAATCAAGGTGGAAGAAAAGAATCAGTTATATAATGAAATTGCCAGAGAGGTGTCACCGCAGCTAAAGGAATTAAATGAGCTTTTGAATTCCTTAGAGCAGAATGATCAGGACATTAGAGAGAAACTTTGCTATGGAGGAGTTTTGAATGTATATATAAAACGGTGTTCAAATCTGTTGATTATGTCCAGGCAGTCAGGAGTCTTGAATGTTGGAGAATTATGGCTTGCATTATCTGAATCATTGGAATATATGCGGTTATATGGAATCAAGGCTTATGGAGAGAAAAAAGGAGAAGGATTCCTTTACGGAAAAGATGCAATTTTGGTATATGAGTCTTTTGAAAAGATTATAGAGAGTGTCCTTCAAAAAACAAGAGCAGTAATGGTTCTGCTGGATATGAAAGATGTTCTTTCAATAAAAATAGAACTTGACCGGGTAAAAAGTACCCGGAATTTATTGGAAATACAGAAAAAATTTGAAAAATGTAATGGAACCTTTGAGACATTTTCGGAAGAAGATACGTTATATATCCGGGGAACATTACCGCTTTTAGGAGGTGGTGTTTCATGA
- a CDS encoding ATP-binding protein, which produces MKTVIMDIMKRSFTELSKESQIILGIIITIITIWEISAFLNMIERKRRWYLLSLAVGILIFSTILMQGLADLARGGHMTESVPGRILEKIPFSYGVLLLALLYGVEYLLWKKEKNTPEYLTARSVKETLDARMDGICYASMEGQPILVNIQMNEICGYLFQTEIMNANDFWEDLQNIQTSEKAEVIRNEPSLILRFSDTKVWNFLKKEVSMKDTSYQEIIAYDIAEQYQLNRELKDRNTKLNDINRRLMKFNEEVETVTRQKEMLEAKMKVHDDLGRVLLALRTYLEEPENSKRRKELLAMWKYVVNSMTYEAGEKENKKSFEELKKIADLMDVEIIFEGELPQTEKEQRVIYALLRESLNNMIKHAGGHYLYIEIDNSGEDVQVCLHNDGEIPKQKIEEKGGLRNLRMMVESIDGEFRIESFPIFAIYVTLKKEKVWRK; this is translated from the coding sequence ATGAAAACAGTAATCATGGATATTATGAAACGTTCATTTACTGAATTGTCAAAAGAAAGTCAGATTATATTGGGAATCATTATTACTATAATTACAATTTGGGAAATTTCTGCCTTTTTGAATATGATTGAAAGAAAAAGAAGATGGTACTTGTTGTCACTGGCAGTCGGTATACTCATTTTTTCAACAATATTAATGCAAGGACTTGCTGATCTTGCAAGAGGTGGACATATGACTGAATCTGTGCCAGGTAGAATTCTTGAAAAGATACCATTTTCATATGGTGTTTTACTACTTGCACTTTTGTATGGAGTAGAATATTTACTATGGAAAAAAGAAAAAAATACTCCGGAATATCTGACGGCTCGGTCTGTAAAGGAAACACTCGATGCAAGAATGGATGGAATCTGCTATGCATCTATGGAGGGACAGCCAATTCTGGTAAACATACAAATGAATGAGATTTGCGGATATTTATTTCAAACAGAGATTATGAATGCGAATGATTTCTGGGAAGATTTACAGAACATTCAAACTTCAGAGAAAGCAGAAGTCATAAGGAATGAGCCGTCTTTGATTCTTCGATTTTCAGACACAAAAGTATGGAACTTTTTGAAAAAAGAAGTGTCCATGAAAGATACTTCGTATCAGGAAATTATAGCATACGATATCGCAGAGCAGTACCAGCTGAATCGGGAGCTGAAGGATAGAAATACTAAGTTGAATGATATCAATAGAAGGCTCATGAAATTTAATGAAGAAGTAGAAACCGTTACGCGGCAGAAAGAAATGTTGGAAGCAAAGATGAAAGTACATGATGATCTCGGACGCGTTCTTCTTGCACTTCGGACTTATCTGGAAGAACCTGAGAATTCCAAGAGGCGCAAGGAACTTCTTGCAATGTGGAAATATGTTGTAAATTCGATGACTTATGAGGCAGGAGAAAAAGAAAACAAGAAGTCATTTGAGGAATTGAAAAAAATTGCAGATTTAATGGATGTGGAAATTATTTTTGAAGGAGAGCTTCCACAGACAGAAAAAGAACAGCGGGTTATATATGCACTTTTAAGAGAAAGCCTGAATAATATGATCAAGCATGCCGGAGGACATTATCTTTACATTGAAATAGACAATTCCGGAGAAGATGTGCAGGTATGTCTGCACAATGATGGAGAGATACCCAAACAGAAAATAGAAGAAAAGGGCGGACTTCGCAATCTCAGGATGATGGTAGAATCAATAGATGGAGAGTTTCGCATTGAAAGTTTCCCGATTTTTGCAATTTATGTGACCTTAAAAAAGGAGAAAGTATGGAGAAAGTAA
- a CDS encoding extracellular solute-binding protein, with protein MRSTEEKIKRKVISVVIIVAILSTMAGCGKSQSRKEPITLTIWHVYGGQTDSPLNDLIDEFNGTEGKKEGIKIQVGMVSNTNTIHEEVLKAANKDPGAAKLPDLFISYPKTVLAMNDSGILADYHDYFSENELKDFIPEFLKEGEIDGRLLVFPVAKSTEILFVNKTIFDRFSADTGASMEQLTTWEDLFDLADTYYEWSDAQTPDVDGDGKSMFVHDYHFNYFQVGVESLGTDFFNGDKIVYDTSEFGQVWEPYARAAIEGGIWLNEGYATEPLRTGESIVSVASSASVLYYEDIVTYSDNRSEPIEIIARPVPVFKNGGRLVMQRGAGICLTKSDPEREEAAAKFVKWLTEPEKNVQFVTSVGYMPVTEKAFELLPEAINNLTNEKYKSLYQAFIDTQNEYTFYCAPQMDSYLDSEMKFEKNIRMKLTSARKRYMNNEADIETLVWDTFQEFSDSME; from the coding sequence ATGAGATCTACAGAAGAAAAAATCAAAAGAAAAGTTATCAGTGTGGTTATTATTGTAGCAATTCTGTCAACGATGGCCGGGTGTGGAAAAAGTCAGAGCCGCAAAGAACCAATCACATTGACTATCTGGCATGTATATGGAGGACAGACAGATTCTCCGTTAAATGATCTGATCGATGAATTTAATGGGACGGAAGGGAAAAAAGAAGGTATAAAAATCCAGGTAGGGATGGTATCTAATACAAATACGATTCATGAAGAAGTACTAAAAGCAGCGAATAAAGATCCGGGAGCGGCAAAATTACCAGATCTTTTTATCTCATATCCCAAAACAGTGCTAGCTATGAATGATTCCGGTATATTGGCAGATTATCATGATTATTTTTCAGAAAACGAGTTGAAAGATTTTATACCGGAGTTTCTTAAAGAAGGTGAAATTGACGGTCGCCTCCTCGTATTTCCGGTTGCTAAATCTACAGAAATCTTATTTGTTAACAAGACGATATTTGATCGTTTTTCAGCAGATACCGGAGCTTCTATGGAACAGCTTACCACTTGGGAAGATCTTTTTGACTTGGCAGATACCTATTATGAATGGTCAGATGCTCAGACTCCTGATGTAGATGGTGATGGAAAGAGCATGTTTGTTCATGATTATCATTTTAATTATTTTCAAGTAGGAGTAGAGTCACTGGGGACAGATTTTTTTAATGGGGACAAAATCGTCTATGATACCAGCGAGTTTGGGCAAGTATGGGAGCCTTATGCAAGGGCGGCTATAGAAGGTGGAATCTGGTTAAATGAAGGGTATGCAACAGAGCCTCTTAGAACAGGTGAGTCCATTGTCAGTGTAGCATCTTCAGCCAGTGTATTATATTATGAAGATATTGTAACTTACTCCGATAATCGTTCTGAGCCAATTGAAATTATTGCCAGACCAGTTCCGGTCTTCAAAAATGGAGGCAGGCTTGTTATGCAAAGAGGTGCAGGAATCTGCCTTACAAAGTCTGATCCAGAAAGAGAAGAAGCAGCAGCAAAATTTGTAAAATGGCTGACTGAACCAGAAAAGAATGTTCAATTTGTTACAAGCGTGGGATATATGCCAGTGACGGAAAAGGCATTCGAATTATTACCGGAAGCAATAAATAATCTTACAAATGAAAAATATAAAAGTCTGTATCAGGCATTCATAGATACACAAAATGAATATACATTTTATTGCGCACCTCAAATGGATAGTTATCTTGACTCGGAAATGAAATTCGAAAAAAATATCAGAATGAAATTAACATCTGCAAGAAAAAGATATATGAACAACGAGGCAGATATAGAAACATTAGTATGGGATACATTTCAGGAATTTAGTGATTCGATGGAATAA
- a CDS encoding response regulator transcription factor encodes MEKVKVMIVDDQYIARQLFEMYIKSSEKYKLVMQVDSAALATKALKGNPVDLILMDILMSDGSNGLSAACEIKKFRPEVKIIAVTSMPETSWLTRAREIGIDSFWYKEASKETILQVMDRTMSGESVYPDKVPQVKVGMATSHEFTEREMEVLRLMTTGASNAAIAEKLVISESTVKNHIHRMLEKTGCESRTELAIEARISGIAIKI; translated from the coding sequence ATGGAGAAAGTAAAAGTAATGATCGTAGATGATCAGTATATAGCCAGGCAGTTATTTGAAATGTACATAAAATCCAGTGAAAAATATAAACTTGTAATGCAGGTAGATTCAGCAGCATTGGCCACAAAAGCACTGAAAGGAAATCCAGTTGATTTAATTCTGATGGACATTCTTATGTCAGATGGTTCGAATGGACTGTCAGCCGCCTGTGAGATAAAAAAATTCAGACCAGAAGTGAAGATTATTGCTGTAACATCTATGCCGGAAACATCTTGGCTTACAAGGGCAAGAGAGATTGGAATCGATAGCTTCTGGTATAAAGAAGCATCGAAAGAAACTATCCTGCAGGTAATGGACAGAACGATGAGTGGAGAATCTGTTTATCCGGATAAGGTACCACAAGTTAAGGTAGGGATGGCCACAAGTCATGAATTTACAGAACGGGAAATGGAAGTACTGCGATTGATGACCACTGGTGCTTCGAATGCTGCGATCGCTGAAAAACTGGTGATTTCGGAAAGTACTGTGAAAAATCACATCCATCGAATGTTGGAAAAGACAGGCTGTGAAAGCCGCACAGAGCTTGCAATAGAAGCAAGAATTAGTGGAATTGCAATAAAGATATAA
- a CDS encoding helix-turn-helix transcriptional regulator translates to MIKKIKELGQIIYLARKKNIPMRKKLMLYLCTMVMAGLGIVCLLLVLTRNLFGTHKQIQDVLQMQLDSSTAQMQEDLEQYTGYGLSLSGQISQNIDNQLKNNAKKLTDYNDDQEALIELQRQIYPEMNTTIQICRPSGVYAVLDATVNTKISGSEKSRSGLYLRLKNVTNTGNLMAETILFRGSPDIAREKELELHNRWNLEFNTDVMPGYHTLVDEKKRKGMSYFWSEKTSLTGTWEDVMFLCVPIIGNSGDIYGQCGVELNSMYFNQNYTAVDSKYGSMVTILAPVSDQILEVQKGMTGSTDGTWLQSVEDLKINHKKYYNEYFSGQGEFIGLQKEIQIPGEKENRWVVAVLLPKDKWQASVWRNRNYMMLAGIGFLVVMFFLANHLSQRFVKPILRGFSDIVGNKELLRNESGIEELEELLRFTGEQKKNEKIHTQSLPPNIEELFTRFALGVCTLTKTEYIIFHYYMEGYEIAQIPEIAFISMSTVKKHNRNIYEKLKVSSYNELMLYLDLFERCGRISELER, encoded by the coding sequence ATGATAAAGAAAATAAAAGAACTTGGCCAGATTATCTATCTGGCAAGAAAAAAGAATATTCCAATGCGAAAAAAGCTGATGCTGTACTTATGCACCATGGTCATGGCAGGTCTTGGAATAGTGTGTCTGCTGCTTGTCCTGACAAGAAATCTGTTTGGAACGCATAAACAGATACAAGATGTATTACAGATGCAGTTGGATTCCAGTACAGCACAGATGCAGGAAGATCTTGAACAATATACAGGATATGGACTTTCTCTTTCCGGACAGATCAGTCAGAATATAGATAATCAATTGAAAAATAATGCAAAGAAACTTACAGATTATAATGATGACCAGGAAGCACTGATTGAATTACAGAGACAGATATATCCGGAAATGAATACGACAATTCAAATCTGTCGTCCGAGTGGTGTATATGCAGTATTGGATGCTACAGTCAATACGAAAATATCCGGGAGTGAAAAGTCAAGAAGCGGACTTTATCTAAGATTAAAAAATGTTACCAATACTGGAAATTTAATGGCGGAGACCATTTTGTTCCGTGGCAGTCCGGATATTGCACGCGAAAAAGAACTGGAATTACATAATCGATGGAATTTGGAGTTTAATACGGATGTAATGCCGGGATATCACACATTGGTAGATGAAAAAAAACGAAAAGGAATGTCATATTTCTGGAGTGAGAAGACGTCATTGACCGGAACGTGGGAAGATGTCATGTTCTTGTGTGTCCCGATCATTGGAAATTCAGGAGACATATATGGACAATGTGGAGTGGAACTGAATTCCATGTATTTTAATCAGAATTACACAGCTGTAGACAGCAAATACGGCTCTATGGTTACGATACTTGCACCAGTCAGCGATCAGATATTGGAAGTGCAGAAAGGTATGACAGGTTCTACCGATGGAACCTGGCTTCAGTCAGTTGAAGATTTAAAAATCAATCATAAGAAATATTACAATGAATATTTTTCCGGTCAAGGAGAGTTTATAGGTCTGCAGAAGGAAATACAGATTCCGGGAGAAAAAGAAAATCGGTGGGTAGTTGCAGTACTTCTTCCGAAAGATAAATGGCAAGCTTCTGTCTGGCGGAACCGAAATTATATGATGTTAGCCGGAATAGGTTTTTTAGTTGTGATGTTTTTCCTTGCAAATCATTTGTCACAGAGGTTTGTTAAGCCTATACTTCGGGGATTTTCTGACATTGTTGGAAATAAAGAACTTTTAAGAAATGAATCGGGTATTGAAGAGTTAGAAGAATTATTGCGATTCACTGGTGAACAGAAGAAAAATGAAAAGATCCATACACAGTCACTGCCACCGAATATTGAAGAATTGTTTACTAGATTTGCACTGGGAGTATGTACTTTGACAAAAACAGAGTATATAATTTTTCATTACTATATGGAAGGATACGAGATTGCACAGATTCCTGAAATTGCATTTATTAGTATGAGTACGGTAAAAAAACATAATAGAAATATCTATGAAAAATTAAAAGTTTCATCTTACAATGAACTGATGTTATATCTGGATCTGTTTGAGAGATGCGGACGGATCAGTGAGCTGGAACGATAA